One stretch of Candidatus Thermoplasmatota archaeon DNA includes these proteins:
- a CDS encoding polyprenyl synthetase family protein: MTTKPWDFGIQKELRMVDEKLHEMVKSREKVLTDASLHVIDAGGKRIRPTVTILAYRALGGSDVSKIVDIAAGFELIHSATLIHDDINDGGSTRRGRETVFKKYGMHDAIVTGDFLFSQAFRIGGVFDKTVVQTTADACAALAEGEILQNRYRHRKDLTVDTYLQVAERKTAEPIRAGAMVGAYLAGGSPEAIQSLGAYGQDLGIAFQIVDDILDFTGDEKKTGKMVGNDLKEGNLTLPSLLAIKSSKDAKKAILDVIAREEPSADDVRKCAQLVIKSGAIKKAKDMGEFYGIEALGHLGCLSDNQHSQGLRDLVNKVLGRES, translated from the coding sequence ATGACCACGAAGCCATGGGATTTCGGCATCCAGAAGGAGCTCCGGATGGTTGATGAGAAGCTCCACGAAATGGTGAAATCCCGGGAGAAGGTTCTGACTGACGCCTCCTTGCATGTCATAGACGCCGGTGGCAAGAGGATCAGGCCGACGGTCACGATCCTCGCATACAGGGCTCTTGGCGGCTCCGATGTCTCGAAGATAGTCGATATCGCAGCCGGGTTCGAACTCATACATTCAGCGACGCTCATACACGACGACATCAACGACGGCGGCTCCACTAGGAGAGGCCGGGAGACAGTTTTCAAGAAGTACGGTATGCACGATGCCATCGTAACCGGCGACTTCCTCTTCTCGCAGGCGTTCAGGATAGGAGGCGTGTTTGACAAGACGGTAGTGCAGACGACAGCGGACGCCTGTGCCGCGTTGGCCGAGGGCGAGATACTTCAAAACAGGTACAGGCACAGGAAGGATCTGACCGTTGACACTTATCTCCAGGTCGCCGAAAGGAAGACCGCGGAGCCCATCAGAGCAGGCGCGATGGTGGGCGCCTACCTGGCAGGCGGCAGCCCTGAGGCGATCCAGAGCTTGGGAGCGTACGGACAGGATCTAGGCATCGCGTTCCAGATCGTCGATGACATCCTCGATTTCACAGGCGATGAGAAGAAGACCGGCAAGATGGTCGGGAACGACCTCAAGGAGGGCAACCTCACTCTGCCTTCCCTGCTCGCAATCAAGAGCTCCAAAGATGCGAAGAAAGCAATCCTGGACGTGATAGCCCGCGAGGAACCATCGGCGGACGATGTCAGGAAATGCGCTCAGCTCGTGATCAAGTCGGGAGCCATCAAGAAGGCCAAGGACATGGGAGAGTTCTACGGGATAGAGGCCCTAGGACATCTCGGATGCCTGTCTGATAACCAGCACAGCCAAGGCCTCAGGGACCTGGTGAACAAGGTGCTCGGAAGGGAATCGTGA
- a CDS encoding rubrerythrin family protein, translating into MHMTKTEENLRHALAGESEARAKYVKWAGIANKEGHQAVARIFLETAENEYEHSAMIMNLLNIPGTTEENLKTAAGGEVHEWTKMYPQFLEEARKEGNERAVKFFENIQAIEKHHGKRYQLLLDRLKNSTLYKSDKEETWFCTNCGFMHKGKEAPQTCPNCLHPRGYFKRISEVDYGKIEL; encoded by the coding sequence ATGCATATGACCAAAACCGAGGAGAATTTGAGACATGCCCTAGCCGGCGAGAGCGAGGCGAGGGCGAAGTATGTGAAGTGGGCCGGAATCGCCAACAAGGAGGGCCACCAGGCTGTCGCAAGGATATTCCTGGAGACCGCAGAGAACGAGTACGAGCACTCAGCGATGATCATGAACCTGTTGAATATCCCTGGTACTACCGAGGAGAACCTGAAGACCGCCGCCGGGGGCGAAGTCCATGAGTGGACCAAGATGTACCCACAGTTCCTGGAGGAGGCCCGGAAGGAGGGGAACGAGCGGGCCGTGAAATTCTTTGAGAACATCCAGGCGATCGAGAAACACCACGGGAAGAGGTACCAGCTGCTGCTCGACCGCCTGAAGAACAGCACTCTGTACAAGTCTGACAAGGAGGAGACCTGGTTCTGCACGAACTGCGGCTTCATGCACAAGGGAAAGGAAGCGCCGCAGACATGCCCGAACTGCCTGCACCCCAGAGGGTATTTCAAGAGGATATCGGAAGTGGACTACGGCAAGATCGAGTTGTAA
- a CDS encoding nucleic acid-binding protein: MKGFVLDTSVLYYGKDLPDGFECVITPGVVRELEKEGMGDRLELLMATRIRVSSPSASSLKKVREESEKTGDSRRLSEADKELLALALDLGYELLTDDYSIQNLARVLGVPARGMDQKGIAEVFEWLARCKGCGKVFSADVRTCDICGSETRTRRKRKP, translated from the coding sequence ATGAAGGGCTTCGTGCTCGACACGTCCGTCCTATACTACGGCAAGGACCTGCCGGACGGTTTCGAGTGCGTGATCACGCCGGGAGTAGTCAGGGAGCTCGAGAAGGAAGGGATGGGCGACAGGCTGGAGCTGCTGATGGCCACGAGGATCAGAGTGTCGTCTCCTAGCGCAAGTTCGTTGAAGAAGGTCAGGGAGGAATCCGAGAAGACGGGCGATTCGAGGCGCTTGTCTGAGGCGGACAAGGAGCTGCTCGCGCTCGCCCTGGACCTCGGCTACGAGCTACTAACGGATGACTACTCGATACAGAATTTGGCCAGGGTCCTGGGAGTGCCCGCAAGGGGCATGGACCAGAAGGGGATAGCTGAAGTCTTCGAGTGGCTGGCGAGGTGCAAGGGCTGCGGCAAGGTCTTCTCCGCAGACGTCCGCACATGCGACATCTGCGGCTCTGAGACCAGGACCCGCAGGAAGCGAAAACCCTAG
- a CDS encoding NADH-quinone oxidoreductase subunit N — MSVWNYLDVLTPQLLLIVFALLMPALDYIFKDKRVISMMALAPLVAVAAALISWIFLDIWTPPESQISLIDLDIFAGLFMLVFVSVGIVVVLGSPEFIKNDKNQGEYYALILLAITGMTIVAESTDLIALFVGLEIAGISSFALSGFRKTEKRSAEAATKYFIVGGFSSALTLFAISLLYGVGGTTNIASIGSILTTSTAPWIIDSHPVVLLAAVMLMAGIGFKIAMVPFHMWAPDVYEGAPTPISGLLAAASKKMGFAAFFKIFLVAIIVTKTDWEEAVAVLAILTMIVGNLIAVSQTNIKRMLAYSSIAQAGYILIALPVATQYAVAGGIFHIITHAFMKSGAFMVVAAMGAVAVGEKLEDFKGLSKRSPFLAFSMTLFLLSLAGIPPLAGFSSKFVLFSSAVEASFIDGQGWMIWLAVAGVLNSALSLYYYARVIKNMYMEKGPSEKVRVPPMLGAAISVAVIMVVAIGIYPDAVVTACRHAGETFSGLVSGWP; from the coding sequence GTGTCCGTCTGGAACTACTTGGACGTGCTTACCCCACAGCTGCTTCTGATAGTGTTCGCGCTGCTGATGCCAGCCCTCGACTACATCTTCAAAGACAAGCGGGTCATCTCCATGATGGCACTCGCGCCGCTGGTCGCGGTCGCCGCTGCGCTCATATCATGGATATTCCTAGATATCTGGACCCCGCCGGAGAGCCAGATCAGCCTGATCGATTTGGACATCTTCGCCGGCCTGTTCATGCTCGTGTTCGTCTCGGTGGGGATCGTCGTCGTGCTCGGCTCACCAGAGTTCATCAAGAACGACAAGAACCAAGGTGAGTACTATGCGCTCATCCTGCTGGCCATCACGGGCATGACGATCGTTGCAGAATCCACCGACCTGATCGCCCTGTTCGTGGGCCTCGAGATCGCAGGCATATCGTCGTTCGCCCTCTCCGGCTTCAGGAAGACGGAGAAGAGGAGCGCAGAGGCAGCGACCAAGTACTTCATCGTCGGAGGCTTCTCGTCAGCGCTGACGCTGTTCGCCATATCGCTCCTCTACGGGGTCGGCGGCACGACCAACATAGCCTCCATAGGTTCCATACTGACGACATCCACCGCGCCCTGGATCATAGACTCTCACCCGGTCGTCCTGCTCGCTGCGGTCATGCTAATGGCGGGCATCGGGTTCAAGATCGCAATGGTCCCGTTCCACATGTGGGCCCCGGACGTGTACGAGGGTGCTCCGACGCCGATATCAGGCCTGCTCGCAGCCGCCTCGAAGAAGATGGGATTCGCCGCGTTCTTCAAGATATTCCTCGTTGCGATAATCGTCACGAAGACGGATTGGGAGGAAGCGGTCGCCGTCCTCGCGATCCTCACGATGATTGTCGGCAATCTGATCGCGGTCTCGCAGACCAACATAAAGAGGATGCTCGCGTACTCGTCGATCGCCCAGGCGGGCTACATACTGATCGCGCTCCCGGTGGCAACCCAGTACGCAGTCGCTGGCGGCATATTCCACATCATCACGCACGCGTTCATGAAGTCCGGGGCGTTCATGGTCGTCGCGGCAATGGGGGCCGTGGCTGTCGGCGAGAAGCTCGAGGATTTCAAAGGACTGAGCAAGCGGTCGCCCTTCCTCGCGTTCTCCATGACACTGTTCCTGCTCTCGCTGGCGGGCATCCCGCCTCTTGCTGGCTTCTCTAGCAAGTTCGTGCTCTTCTCGTCGGCGGTGGAAGCCTCCTTCATAGATGGTCAGGGATGGATGATATGGCTCGCGGTCGCTGGCGTGCTCAACAGCGCTTTGTCATTGTACTATTACGCGCGCGTGATCAAGAATATGTACATGGAGAAGGGCCCTTCGGAAAAGGTGAGGGTCCCGCCGATGCTCGGAGCCGCCATCTCCGTCGCGGTGATCATGGTAGTCGCAATCGGCATCTATCCGGATGCGGTCGTCACAGCCTGCAGGCACGCGGGCGAAACCTTCTCGGGCCTTGTTTCCGGCTGGCCCTGA
- a CDS encoding class I SAM-dependent methyltransferase produces MDPQGMSGREWHEVMDAMEEVGPYYDRVNWMITFGLVDKWRKKVASIAGPDDVVLEIGSGPGNFTKHLTSNQVFALEPSSELSSYAKQLLDHDRVTFLKGVGERIPLTDKSVDKVFCVFSFRDFFDRRAGAEEMHRVLRDGGEVVIVDMAKPPPGPLAKMLEFHVRHMVPPLTRLVVPSVARERWTRDPYRILLDTYDAYGSTKVYEDLLKRTGFSDVSTEYLELKGATMTRGMKPWTSTF; encoded by the coding sequence ATGGATCCGCAAGGCATGAGTGGAAGGGAATGGCACGAAGTGATGGACGCCATGGAGGAGGTCGGGCCTTACTACGACAGGGTCAATTGGATGATAACATTCGGACTGGTGGACAAGTGGCGGAAGAAGGTCGCCTCCATTGCTGGTCCGGACGATGTGGTGCTCGAGATCGGGTCCGGTCCGGGCAACTTCACAAAGCATCTGACATCGAACCAGGTGTTCGCACTCGAGCCGTCCAGCGAACTGTCGTCATATGCGAAGCAGCTGCTCGACCACGACAGGGTGACTTTCCTGAAGGGCGTAGGCGAAAGGATCCCTCTCACTGACAAGTCCGTTGACAAGGTGTTCTGCGTATTCTCGTTCAGAGACTTCTTCGACAGGCGCGCAGGGGCGGAGGAGATGCACCGCGTGCTCAGAGACGGCGGAGAGGTCGTGATTGTCGACATGGCGAAGCCACCGCCAGGTCCGTTGGCGAAGATGCTTGAGTTTCATGTCAGGCATATGGTCCCGCCGCTCACGCGCCTTGTAGTGCCATCTGTTGCCAGGGAGAGATGGACCCGGGATCCCTACCGAATTCTCCTCGATACATACGATGCCTACGGGTCAACAAAGGTCTATGAGGACCTTTTAAAGAGGACAGGTTTCTCTGACGTATCGACCGAGTATCTGGAGCTCAAAGGAGCGACGATGACCAGGGGGATGAAACCTTGGACGTCGACGTTCTGA
- a CDS encoding NAD(P)/FAD-dependent oxidoreductase has translation MDVDVLIVGAGPAGSTTARYCAGRDLDVLMIDRRTEIGYPVQCGEFLPDAKEMYSMFPKSMDLEELFTLDDSLVTGSSDHIDLISPKDRVYRCAFRGRTLDRRSFDKYLAGLAVEAGARLETGASLLSIKDGLAKTTLGDVKARVIVGADGPNSRTAKSIGLSGPAAKYPAITCHADGDFEPVIKMYFGHLAPGGYAWVIPKRTGANVGAGFNPKLLKERPSELFRRFASRLGLTYEDVSMKLVPMSGPVPQTVKDNVLLVGDAAGQVMATNGGGIPIAMIAGRIAGQTVRQHLKDGRALSEYERRWRDVLGKPLADSLWTKTLGDRFFPTDRRTEFAMFVLRRWGLARAIRCTKVFYLF, from the coding sequence TTGGACGTCGACGTTCTGATAGTCGGCGCTGGTCCGGCTGGGAGCACGACCGCTAGGTACTGTGCGGGAAGAGACCTAGACGTTCTGATGATAGACAGGCGGACCGAGATCGGTTACCCTGTCCAATGCGGTGAGTTCCTCCCCGATGCGAAAGAGATGTACTCGATGTTCCCCAAGAGCATGGACCTCGAGGAGCTTTTCACGCTCGACGACTCGCTGGTCACCGGAAGTTCCGACCACATCGATCTGATCTCCCCCAAGGACAGGGTCTACAGGTGTGCGTTCAGGGGTCGCACCCTAGACCGCAGGTCGTTCGACAAGTACCTGGCGGGACTGGCTGTCGAGGCGGGTGCGAGGCTGGAGACCGGCGCTTCATTGTTGTCTATCAAGGACGGGTTGGCAAAGACGACCCTCGGGGATGTCAAGGCGAGGGTGATAGTTGGAGCTGATGGACCGAATTCGAGGACCGCGAAGAGCATCGGCTTGTCTGGCCCGGCTGCGAAGTATCCTGCGATAACATGCCATGCCGATGGCGACTTCGAGCCCGTCATCAAGATGTATTTCGGACACCTGGCTCCGGGAGGCTACGCCTGGGTGATCCCCAAGCGGACCGGCGCGAATGTGGGGGCCGGATTCAACCCGAAGCTGTTGAAGGAGCGCCCAAGCGAATTGTTCAGGAGGTTCGCTTCGAGGCTCGGGCTGACCTACGAGGACGTCTCCATGAAGCTCGTTCCTATGTCAGGACCTGTGCCCCAAACCGTGAAGGACAACGTGCTCCTCGTAGGAGATGCTGCGGGCCAAGTCATGGCTACAAACGGCGGTGGCATACCGATAGCTATGATCGCTGGTAGGATCGCCGGACAGACTGTCAGGCAGCACTTGAAGGATGGCCGGGCGCTGTCGGAGTATGAACGAAGATGGAGGGACGTCCTGGGCAAACCACTTGCAGATTCCTTGTGGACGAAGACGCTCGGGGACCGCTTCTTCCCGACAGACAGGCGCACCGAGTTCGCGATGTTCGTGCTCAGGAGATGGGGCCTGGCCAGGGCGATCAGGTGCACCAAGGTATTCTATCTATTCTAG